In Megalobrama amblycephala isolate DHTTF-2021 linkage group LG10, ASM1881202v1, whole genome shotgun sequence, one DNA window encodes the following:
- the LOC125277578 gene encoding interferon alpha-inducible protein 27-like protein 2A has translation MVWLEHAAPERGSWRLYSTHGSAVSNISQVSFLKKPPPTELNSDSHIDKGSIHKKMGLLMLLAAGAGAAGTVAAAPVVLATVGFTSAGIAAGSYAASMMSAAAVANGGGVAAGSLVAVLQAAGAAGIPVVGQAVVGAAGATVTTVLAILF, from the exons ATGGTGTGGTTGGAGCATGCAGCTCCAGAGAGGGGGAGCTGGAGGTTATACTCCACCCATGGCTCTGCAGTGAGTAACATCTCCCAAGTTTCATTTCTCAAAAAGCCTCCACCCACAGAGCTTAACTCAGACTCACACATAGACAAGGGCTCAATTCATAAGAAGATGGGTCTCT TGATGCTACTCGCAGCTGGTGCTGGAGCAG CTGGTACAGTCGCTGCTGCTCCAGTTGTTCTGGCGACTGTGGGTTTCACCAGCGCCGGGATCGCCGCAGGTTCTTACGCCGCATCAATGATGTCAGCTGCTGCTGTGGCGAATGGAGGGGGGGTCGCAGCCGGATCACTGGTTGCAGTTCTTCAAGCCGCTG GTGCGGCTGGAATCCCAGTTGTGGGTCAGGCAGTGGTGGGCGCTGCAGGGGCCACTGTGACCACAGTTTTGGCGATCCTTTTTTGA